Proteins found in one Nocardia brasiliensis ATCC 700358 genomic segment:
- a CDS encoding flavodoxin domain-containing protein produces MRVVILFGSEMGTAEAVADSVADELSSYDVSVYDMAEFAVEDLDAHDIHLIVCSTYGDGDLPTGAEPFFDQLDASAPDLTGLRFAVFGLGDSVYGDTFNRGGEIAAQRLIARGATQFGAHARHDASTDIRAKEMARAWASGLAIPTLTSA; encoded by the coding sequence GTGCGCGTGGTCATACTGTTCGGATCCGAGATGGGCACGGCCGAGGCCGTCGCGGACAGCGTCGCCGACGAGCTGTCGTCGTATGACGTGTCGGTCTACGACATGGCCGAGTTCGCTGTCGAGGATCTGGACGCGCACGATATCCACCTCATCGTGTGCTCCACCTACGGCGACGGCGATCTGCCGACCGGCGCGGAACCGTTCTTCGACCAGCTCGACGCGAGCGCGCCGGATCTGACCGGTCTGCGTTTCGCGGTGTTCGGCCTCGGCGACAGCGTCTACGGCGACACCTTCAACCGCGGCGGTGAGATCGCCGCACAGCGGCTGATCGCACGCGGCGCGACCCAGTTCGGTGCGCACGCGCGGCACGACGCGTCCACCGATATCCGGGCGAAGGAGATGGCGCGCGCCTGGGCGTCCGGGTTAGCGATACCTACCCTCACCTCGGCCTGA
- a CDS encoding phosphodiesterase, with protein MHISRVAEHPRPDHVLFHFSDTHLIAGDGDLYGDVDADVRLRQLLEQAAASRIRPTAIVFTGDLTDRGEPGAYDKLKALVEPFARSLPAPIVWVTGNHDDRGTLRRKLLGERPSTAPLDRVHLIDGLRIIALDTSVPGHHYGEITDDQLAWLRSVLAEPAPFGTILAMHHPPVPCVLDLAVTVELRDQRRLADVLDGSDVRAILAGHLHFSTSATFAGIPVSVASSTCYSQDLGVEQGGLRGRDGAQAFNYVHIYPDTVVHSVVPIDRGPTVGSPSSAAEASARLAAEGIVIPPAARIPHVMRRRATTPESDDETVR; from the coding sequence GTGCACATCAGCAGAGTCGCGGAGCACCCGCGACCCGATCATGTGTTGTTCCATTTCAGCGACACCCATTTGATCGCCGGCGACGGCGATTTGTACGGCGACGTCGATGCCGACGTGCGGTTACGCCAGCTGCTCGAGCAGGCCGCGGCCAGCCGGATCCGGCCGACCGCGATCGTGTTCACCGGCGATCTCACCGATCGCGGCGAGCCCGGCGCGTACGACAAGCTCAAGGCGCTGGTCGAGCCATTCGCGCGGAGTTTGCCCGCGCCCATCGTGTGGGTGACCGGAAACCACGACGACCGCGGCACGCTGCGCCGCAAGCTGCTGGGGGAACGACCTTCCACCGCTCCGCTGGATCGCGTGCACCTGATCGACGGCCTGCGCATCATCGCCCTGGACACCTCGGTGCCGGGGCACCACTACGGCGAGATCACCGACGACCAGCTGGCCTGGCTGCGTTCGGTGCTGGCCGAACCCGCGCCGTTCGGCACCATTCTGGCGATGCACCACCCGCCCGTCCCGTGCGTGCTCGACCTCGCCGTGACCGTGGAGCTGCGCGATCAGCGCCGGCTGGCCGACGTGCTGGACGGCAGCGACGTGCGCGCGATCCTGGCCGGGCACCTGCACTTCTCCACCAGTGCCACGTTCGCGGGTATCCCGGTCTCGGTGGCCTCGTCCACCTGCTATAGCCAGGACCTGGGCGTGGAGCAGGGCGGCCTGCGCGGTCGCGACGGCGCGCAGGCCTTCAACTACGTGCACATCTACCCGGACACCGTGGTGCACTCGGTGGTGCCGATCGACCGCGGCCCGACGGTGGGGTCACCGTCGAGTGCGGCGGAGGCCAGTGCGCGGCTCGCGGCGGAGGGCATCGTGATCCCGCCCGCCGCGCGCATCCCGCATGTCATGCGGCGCCGGGCGACGACTCCGGAATCGGATGACGAGACGGTGCGCTGA
- a CDS encoding ornithine cyclodeaminase, giving the protein MIEDPLNTRDRSTPLRVLSRSDLAGVPITPGEVVRAVEDAYLAFAAGDSDNPRKLSVANPDGWSVSYAMLGRDGRRRVVAMKTSYKFDPGHDRSTKRYYTTITLYDDSTGAPIALMDCSRVGALRTPAVSALLVRETVRRGAESVLLIGTGTQGRNALPHLLAANPQLRKLMLYGTHPEGLDAVHRHLAEYYPHALLETVEDPRVAAATADVVLATAGPGTEVALESADLAPGSTVVLVGYGLAPSTLIEADRVVATSAEQMALTGTDMVGPDGKLRTVDAELPQILSRRATGRRSDDERIFVYNSGLVLTDIAVAHALAERAIEEGRGTEVPLWD; this is encoded by the coding sequence ATGATCGAGGATCCGTTGAACACACGTGACCGCAGCACGCCCTTACGGGTGTTGAGCCGCAGCGACCTGGCCGGCGTGCCGATCACGCCCGGCGAGGTGGTGCGCGCGGTGGAGGACGCGTATCTCGCGTTCGCCGCGGGAGATTCGGATAATCCGCGCAAGCTGAGCGTGGCCAACCCGGACGGCTGGTCGGTGTCGTACGCGATGCTCGGCCGCGACGGCCGCCGCCGGGTGGTCGCCATGAAGACGTCCTACAAGTTCGATCCGGGGCACGACCGCAGCACCAAGCGCTACTACACCACGATCACGCTCTACGACGACAGCACCGGCGCGCCGATCGCGCTGATGGACTGCTCCCGGGTCGGCGCGCTGCGCACCCCGGCGGTCTCGGCGCTGCTGGTCCGCGAGACCGTCCGCCGCGGGGCGGAGAGCGTACTGCTGATCGGCACCGGAACCCAGGGCCGAAACGCGTTGCCGCACTTGCTCGCCGCGAATCCGCAGCTGCGCAAGCTGATGCTGTACGGCACCCATCCGGAGGGGCTCGACGCGGTGCACCGGCACCTGGCCGAGTACTATCCGCACGCGCTGCTGGAAACGGTCGAGGATCCGCGGGTGGCCGCGGCCACCGCCGACGTGGTGCTGGCCACCGCGGGCCCCGGCACCGAGGTCGCGCTCGAATCCGCCGATCTGGCACCGGGTTCGACGGTGGTCCTGGTCGGCTACGGCCTGGCGCCCTCGACGCTGATCGAGGCCGACCGGGTGGTCGCCACCAGCGCCGAGCAGATGGCGCTGACCGGCACCGACATGGTCGGCCCGGACGGCAAGCTGCGCACGGTGGACGCCGAGCTGCCGCAGATCCTGAGCCGCCGCGCCACCGGACGCCGCTCCGACGACGAACGCATCTTCGTCTACAACAGCGGATTGGTGCTTACCGATATCGCGGTCGCGCACGCCCTCGCGGAGCGTGCCATCGAGGAAGGCCGGGGCACGGAGGTGCCACTGTGGGACTGA
- a CDS encoding stealth conserved region 3 domain-containing protein yields the protein MGAVNSGAIEMATLPLAGNLVVSEAMIEDLGYLRSELAAAEVPFLLVRDRGHRLILAADAAHHPMVRRVTAAAMAAGFACVELQHNVLRLGRDNDPAHHVELELWDYHGDTVECPRPNALTRTVFDLADVEQTQVLLFDRAWPTLVDMFAAQADDVNFDIDLVFSWVDGSDPEFRARRAGLLAQVVVGEGDDADARIRQIDELKYALRSVYKNAPWIRRIFIATDSAVPQWLSAHPKVTIVRALEHFSDTSALPVFNSHAVECQLQHIEGLSEHFLYSNDDMFFARPVRPSMFFTAGGVSRFIEADTRIGPGRNNERRSGFENAARVNRELLAARFGHVITRHLEHTPVPLRRSVLLEMEAEFGAEFARTRASRFRAATDISVTNSLYHYYALLTGRAVPQETARMRYVDTTSHQGLALLDGIERRRDVDFFCLNDGSFPEISEAERVHAVSEFLHRYFPDPAPWERLSAPSRHPIPESSPGAA from the coding sequence ATGGGGGCAGTGAATTCCGGAGCGATCGAGATGGCGACCCTGCCGTTGGCGGGCAATCTCGTCGTCTCCGAGGCGATGATCGAAGATCTGGGCTACCTGCGCTCGGAACTCGCGGCGGCGGAGGTGCCGTTCCTGCTGGTCCGCGACCGCGGCCACCGGCTGATCCTGGCCGCGGACGCGGCGCACCACCCGATGGTGCGGCGGGTGACGGCGGCCGCGATGGCCGCCGGGTTCGCCTGTGTCGAGTTGCAGCACAACGTCTTGCGGCTCGGCCGCGACAACGACCCGGCCCATCACGTCGAATTGGAACTGTGGGACTACCACGGTGACACGGTCGAGTGCCCGCGCCCGAACGCGTTGACCCGCACCGTCTTCGACCTCGCCGACGTCGAGCAGACACAGGTGCTGCTGTTCGACCGCGCCTGGCCGACCCTGGTCGACATGTTCGCCGCGCAGGCGGACGACGTGAATTTCGACATCGACCTGGTGTTCTCCTGGGTCGACGGCTCCGACCCGGAGTTCCGGGCCCGGCGCGCGGGCCTGCTCGCGCAGGTCGTCGTCGGCGAGGGCGACGACGCGGACGCGCGCATCCGCCAGATCGACGAGCTGAAATACGCACTGCGGTCGGTGTACAAGAACGCGCCGTGGATCCGGCGGATTTTCATCGCCACCGATTCCGCCGTGCCGCAATGGCTCAGCGCGCATCCGAAGGTGACGATTGTCCGTGCGCTGGAACACTTTTCGGACACCAGCGCGCTGCCCGTGTTCAATTCCCATGCGGTGGAATGCCAGTTGCAGCACATCGAGGGGCTCAGCGAGCACTTCCTGTACTCCAACGACGACATGTTCTTCGCGCGTCCGGTCCGGCCGTCGATGTTCTTCACCGCGGGCGGGGTGAGCCGATTCATCGAGGCGGACACCAGAATCGGGCCCGGCCGCAACAACGAGCGGCGTAGCGGTTTCGAGAATGCCGCACGGGTGAACCGGGAACTGCTCGCGGCACGATTCGGCCACGTGATCACCCGGCACCTGGAACACACGCCGGTTCCGTTGCGCCGCAGCGTATTACTGGAAATGGAAGCGGAGTTCGGCGCGGAGTTCGCGCGCACCAGGGCCAGCCGGTTCCGCGCCGCCACCGATATCTCGGTGACCAACTCGCTCTACCACTACTACGCGCTGCTCACCGGGCGCGCGGTGCCGCAGGAAACGGCGCGGATGCGCTACGTCGACACCACGAGCCACCAGGGACTCGCGCTGCTGGACGGGATCGAACGCCGACGCGATGTCGACTTCTTCTGCCTCAACGACGGCAGCTTCCCCGAGATCAGCGAGGCCGAGCGGGTGCATGCGGTATCGGAATTCCTGCACCGGTACTTCCCGGACCCCGCACCGTGGGAGCGGCTCAGCGCACCGTCTCGTCATCCGATTCCGGAGTCGTCGCCCGGCGCCGCATGA
- a CDS encoding MazG family protein — MTDRDEAVLRAARHAAASRSPGIEPDETPRDDTAVIAAGLTGAVEVMDRLWHFGGWEVTQTHDSLRPYLLEETYELLDAIQHSDAETIKEELGDLLLQVLFHSRIAEAAGEFTVDDVAAALVAKLVNRSPSLREPEFAADTTLEEKIAAQESAWEERKSAEKARRSCLDGIAMAQPALALAEKVRGRSTKAGLPEDLVPAELTVVHLGGPDSAEERLRKATLDFAAAIRATEDAAELARGERAPLVAADWRKYWTG, encoded by the coding sequence ATGACCGACCGCGACGAGGCCGTGCTGCGGGCCGCGCGGCATGCCGCCGCCAGCAGGTCACCCGGCATCGAGCCGGACGAGACCCCGCGCGACGACACCGCGGTGATCGCCGCGGGCTTGACCGGCGCGGTCGAGGTGATGGATCGGCTCTGGCATTTCGGCGGCTGGGAGGTCACCCAGACCCACGATTCGCTGCGCCCGTACCTGCTCGAGGAGACCTACGAACTCCTCGACGCCATCCAGCACAGCGACGCCGAAACCATCAAGGAGGAGCTGGGCGACCTGCTGCTCCAGGTGCTGTTCCACTCCCGGATCGCCGAGGCCGCAGGCGAATTCACGGTCGACGACGTGGCCGCGGCGCTGGTCGCCAAGCTCGTCAATCGCAGCCCCTCGCTGCGTGAGCCCGAGTTCGCCGCCGACACCACGCTCGAAGAGAAGATCGCCGCCCAGGAATCGGCGTGGGAGGAGCGCAAATCCGCGGAGAAGGCCCGGCGCTCCTGCCTCGACGGCATCGCGATGGCCCAGCCCGCCCTAGCGCTGGCCGAGAAGGTGCGCGGGCGCAGCACCAAAGCCGGTCTGCCCGAAGACCTCGTCCCGGCCGAGCTCACCGTCGTGCACCTGGGCGGCCCGGACAGCGCCGAGGAGCGCCTGCGCAAAGCCACCCTCGACTTCGCCGCCGCCATCCGCGCCACCGAGGACGCGGCCGAACTCGCCCGCGGCGAACGTGCCCCGCTCGTGGCCGCCGACTGGCGCAAGTACTGGACCGGTTAG
- a CDS encoding glycerol dehydrogenase, translated as MLSVFSSPGHYVQGRDATAALGAEMTKLGLDGPVLIVAGGSARRLLAGAWEQSLTDAKIAYSVHVSSGDCTRAEIAQITAAVRESGCTVVLGAGGGKVLDSARAVADDLRLPMISCPTTASSDAPCSALSVIYTAAGEVETYQLVRRNPALVLVDTSVIAQAPARLLAAGMGDALATWFEARTCTAARVRNMRGGASTRSATALAELCYQTLLADGRQALAAVREHAITPALERIVEANTLLSGLGFESSGLAAAHAVHNGLTAAPQTHAYLHGEKVAFGVLTQLVLEGAPSGEIDTVLDFCADVGLPTTLAAVGLADAQVSTLSAIATRATAPGETMHNEPFEVDAAMTLDAMRAADALGRR; from the coding sequence ATGCTGAGTGTGTTCTCTTCACCCGGACATTACGTGCAGGGGCGCGACGCGACCGCCGCGTTGGGGGCGGAGATGACGAAGCTGGGGCTCGACGGCCCGGTGCTGATCGTGGCGGGCGGCAGCGCGCGGCGCCTGCTGGCCGGCGCCTGGGAACAATCGCTGACGGACGCGAAAATCGCCTATTCCGTGCATGTTTCGAGCGGTGACTGCACCAGGGCGGAGATCGCGCAGATCACCGCGGCGGTGCGCGAGAGCGGCTGCACCGTCGTGCTCGGGGCCGGCGGTGGCAAAGTGCTGGATTCGGCGCGGGCCGTGGCCGACGATCTGCGCCTGCCGATGATCAGCTGCCCCACCACCGCCTCGAGCGACGCGCCGTGCAGCGCGCTGTCGGTGATCTACACCGCCGCAGGCGAAGTGGAGACCTACCAGCTGGTGCGGCGTAATCCGGCGCTGGTGCTGGTGGACACCTCGGTCATCGCGCAGGCGCCGGCGCGGCTGCTCGCCGCGGGCATGGGCGACGCGCTCGCCACCTGGTTCGAGGCCCGGACCTGTACCGCGGCCCGGGTGCGCAACATGCGCGGCGGTGCGTCCACCCGCAGCGCCACCGCACTGGCCGAGCTCTGCTACCAGACGCTGCTCGCCGATGGCCGCCAAGCCTTGGCGGCGGTGCGCGAGCATGCCATCACGCCGGCGCTGGAACGGATCGTCGAGGCCAATACCTTGCTGTCCGGGCTGGGTTTCGAGTCCTCGGGGCTGGCCGCGGCCCACGCCGTGCACAACGGATTGACCGCCGCCCCGCAGACCCATGCGTACCTGCACGGCGAGAAGGTCGCCTTCGGCGTGCTCACCCAGCTGGTGCTGGAGGGTGCGCCGAGCGGTGAGATCGACACGGTGCTCGATTTCTGCGCCGATGTGGGCCTGCCCACCACCCTGGCCGCGGTCGGTCTGGCCGACGCCCAGGTGAGCACGCTGTCCGCGATCGCGACGCGGGCCACGGCCCCCGGCGAGACGATGCACAACGAGCCGTTCGAGGTCGATGCCGCGATGACCCTGGACGCCATGCGCGCCGCCGACGCGCTCGGCCGGCGATAA
- a CDS encoding MATE family efflux transporter yields the protein MLLSGYRADSRRLTALATPIAMTQLAQIAVSTTNIALMGTLGVQAVAAGGLAFALFNQIRTMCVGLITASGNQIATAVSAAGKRGESPDREIRDVLRSSFLIATIAGIAGGAVLIGLGWALQWLGQDAGVLADARPLMVALAPGLLPCLWFQALRQYTVGMQRPQALLLVTLGSVVLNLVLALGFIHGRAGLPQLGITGIGVATSLVFLITFGVFWAMVRRDAKLGATLPLRPWPVRRSTVLAELKLGAPIALTYGSEAGMFSVLALVMGSIGPAALAAHNVVYQIIYIVFQVAIGVSHGASILVSHAVTRDEYPHARALAWLALRHVAVVAVLTGAVYVIAPDFVLRPFLSSEDTSTVQIAHTLLLIGIVLQFFDAAQNIGTGLLRGLKETNAGFRLSLIGYWGVGLPVALLLAYPAGLGAAGVWWGLTAGLATTAVLMLRRYFALLDGRERDRRQVVPEATERLTSPG from the coding sequence ATGCTGCTGTCGGGCTACCGGGCCGACAGCCGTCGGCTCACCGCTCTCGCCACGCCGATCGCGATGACGCAGCTGGCGCAGATCGCGGTGTCCACCACCAACATCGCACTGATGGGCACGCTCGGCGTGCAGGCCGTCGCCGCGGGCGGACTGGCCTTCGCGCTGTTCAACCAGATCCGCACCATGTGCGTCGGGCTGATCACCGCCAGCGGCAACCAGATCGCGACCGCGGTGAGCGCGGCGGGCAAGCGCGGCGAATCCCCCGATCGCGAGATCAGGGACGTGCTGCGGTCGAGCTTCCTGATCGCGACCATCGCCGGAATCGCCGGTGGCGCAGTGCTGATCGGCCTCGGCTGGGCGTTGCAGTGGCTCGGTCAGGATGCCGGCGTGCTCGCGGACGCCCGGCCCCTGATGGTGGCGCTGGCACCGGGGCTGTTGCCCTGCCTGTGGTTTCAGGCCTTGCGCCAGTACACGGTCGGCATGCAACGCCCGCAGGCACTGCTGCTGGTGACCCTCGGTTCGGTGGTGCTGAACCTGGTCCTCGCGCTCGGCTTCATCCACGGCCGCGCCGGGCTGCCCCAGCTGGGCATCACCGGTATCGGGGTGGCCACGTCGCTGGTCTTCCTGATCACCTTCGGCGTGTTCTGGGCGATGGTGCGCCGCGACGCGAAACTCGGTGCCACGCTGCCACTGCGACCGTGGCCGGTGCGGCGCTCGACCGTGCTGGCCGAGTTGAAACTCGGCGCGCCGATCGCGCTCACCTACGGCTCGGAGGCCGGCATGTTCTCCGTGCTGGCCCTGGTGATGGGCAGCATCGGACCGGCGGCACTGGCCGCGCACAACGTCGTGTACCAGATCATCTACATCGTGTTCCAGGTCGCCATCGGCGTGTCACACGGTGCCTCGATCCTGGTCAGCCACGCCGTGACCCGGGACGAGTACCCGCACGCGCGCGCCCTGGCCTGGCTGGCGCTGCGGCACGTCGCGGTCGTCGCGGTGCTCACCGGCGCGGTCTACGTGATCGCGCCCGACTTCGTGCTGCGGCCCTTCCTGAGTTCCGAGGACACCAGCACCGTGCAGATCGCGCACACGCTGCTGCTGATCGGCATCGTGCTGCAATTCTTCGACGCGGCACAGAACATCGGCACCGGGCTGCTGCGCGGGCTCAAGGAGACCAACGCGGGCTTTCGGCTCTCGCTGATCGGCTACTGGGGCGTGGGCCTGCCCGTGGCGCTGCTGCTGGCCTACCCGGCCGGGCTCGGCGCCGCAGGCGTCTGGTGGGGCCTCACCGCGGGTCTGGCCACCACCGCGGTCTTGATGCTGCGCCGCTATTTCGCCCTGCTCGACGGGCGCGAGCGCGACCGTCGTCAGGTGGTGCCGGAGGCCACCGAACGGCTCACCAGCCCTGGCTGA
- a CDS encoding PLP-dependent cysteine synthase family protein: protein MPLVTRVTDLIGRTPLFELAATSTGTRLLLKLEQFNPTGAAKIRMAREMVLDAERRGLLASGGHIIESTSGNTGLGLAVVAAERGYRFTAVVDHHACKDKLRAMRAMGAELVYVADDGDDNLATSAREDLAEAMAAERPDAYFTEQHNNDANAVGYFAVAEELLEDVERVDILLSSVGTGGSLFGTATRLRQLGRPAHVIGVEPVGSIAFGGEGGPYWQSGTGTPPGATIGTAVDYSQLDEGVKVTDVAAFATARAVAAELGLMIGGSAGGSVHAALTRLEEFPAGSTVVTIVCDGGEKYLDTVFDDAWMAERDLLDPAAETEVRQLLHRYTPASRRTELVEAR, encoded by the coding sequence ATGCCGCTCGTCACGCGCGTGACGGATCTGATCGGCCGCACACCGCTGTTCGAACTGGCGGCGACCTCGACCGGTACCCGGCTGCTGCTCAAACTCGAACAGTTCAATCCGACCGGTGCGGCGAAGATCAGAATGGCGCGCGAGATGGTGCTCGATGCCGAGCGGCGCGGGTTGCTGGCCAGTGGCGGGCATATCATCGAGTCGACATCCGGGAACACCGGGCTCGGTCTCGCGGTAGTTGCTGCCGAACGTGGGTATCGCTTCACCGCAGTGGTCGATCATCACGCATGTAAGGACAAGCTGCGCGCTATGCGAGCAATGGGTGCGGAACTGGTGTACGTCGCCGACGACGGCGACGACAACTTGGCGACCTCGGCGCGAGAGGACCTCGCCGAGGCGATGGCGGCCGAGCGGCCGGACGCGTACTTCACCGAACAGCACAACAACGACGCCAACGCGGTCGGCTACTTCGCGGTCGCCGAAGAATTGCTGGAGGATGTCGAGCGGGTCGACATCCTGCTCTCCTCGGTGGGCACCGGCGGTTCGCTGTTCGGTACCGCGACCCGGCTGCGCCAGCTCGGCCGCCCCGCCCACGTGATCGGCGTCGAGCCGGTCGGGTCGATCGCCTTCGGCGGCGAAGGCGGCCCGTACTGGCAGTCCGGCACCGGGACCCCGCCCGGCGCCACGATCGGTACCGCCGTGGACTATTCCCAGTTGGACGAGGGCGTCAAGGTCACCGATGTGGCGGCCTTCGCGACCGCGCGGGCCGTCGCGGCCGAGCTGGGCCTGATGATCGGCGGCTCGGCGGGCGGCTCGGTGCACGCCGCGCTCACCCGGCTCGAGGAGTTTCCCGCGGGCTCGACCGTCGTCACCATCGTGTGCGACGGCGGCGAGAAGTACCTGGACACCGTGTTCGACGACGCCTGGATGGCCGAACGCGACCTGCTCGATCCCGCCGCCGAAACCGAAGTGCGCCAACTGCTGCACCGCTACACCCCGGCGTCGCGGCGCACCGAACTGGTCGAGGCGCGGTGA
- a CDS encoding TerD family protein, giving the protein MSVTLAKGGNVSLSKQAANLSKVAVGLGWDVRTTTGADYDLDASALATGQNLKVLSDQHFVFYNNLRSPEGSIEHTGDNLTGEGEGDDEVINVDLSATPPTITNIFFPVSIHDADARGQSFGQIRNAFIRVVDAATGIELARYDLTEDASTETAMVFGELYRHGNEWKFRAIGQGYASGLAGIARDYGVNI; this is encoded by the coding sequence ATGAGCGTCACACTGGCGAAGGGCGGCAACGTTTCGCTGTCCAAGCAGGCAGCCAACCTCAGCAAGGTAGCCGTGGGTCTGGGGTGGGACGTGCGCACCACCACCGGTGCGGACTACGACCTGGACGCGAGCGCGCTGGCCACCGGGCAGAATCTGAAGGTGCTCTCCGATCAGCACTTCGTGTTCTACAACAACCTGCGCTCGCCCGAGGGCTCGATCGAGCACACCGGCGACAACCTCACCGGCGAGGGTGAGGGCGACGACGAGGTGATCAACGTCGATCTGAGCGCGACCCCGCCGACCATCACCAACATCTTCTTCCCGGTGTCGATTCACGACGCCGACGCGCGCGGCCAGTCGTTCGGCCAGATCCGCAACGCGTTCATCCGCGTGGTGGACGCGGCGACCGGCATCGAGCTCGCGCGCTACGACCTGACCGAGGACGCCTCGACCGAAACCGCGATGGTCTTCGGCGAGCTGTACCGCCACGGCAACGAGTGGAAGTTCCGCGCCATCGGCCAGGGGTACGCCTCGGGCCTCGCGGGTATCGCCCGCGACTACGGCGTCAATATCTGA
- a CDS encoding alanine racemase, with translation MGLTVVPTHSATPLPAHSDPWERRALDDPNLLGDIAFAVGGPFHVMYPPRVARNIESFHAAFTRAGVDGVVYYGKKANKSAAVVRACADHGAGVDVASVGELTAALAQGIRGDELMVTGPAKADELLWLATRHGALIAVDDLGELDRLVALGTSARPARILLRVLPPASASRFGLTDAEITTALAFLDGCGTVRLAGFSFHLSGYDAVARAELAAATIARCLHARSLGHPVTTLSIGGGFGVDYVPAAQWAEFSGRVDRSWFHSGKTFESYYPYHFPAPGADMLTAILTHDGLARRLRDNAIRLAVEPGRALLAHAGFTVFRVQGSKTRYTDGAPYRLLTVDGTSLSLSEQWFDSEYLPDPVLWPELPGAPTPTSVGAATCLDSDMLSWRRIPLPRAAEVGDLLIYPNTAGYQMDSNESAFHDLPIPPKVVLHDAPGDRFRWTLDG, from the coding sequence GTGGGACTGACGGTCGTGCCGACGCACAGCGCGACGCCGCTGCCCGCGCACTCGGACCCCTGGGAGCGTCGCGCGCTCGACGATCCGAACCTGCTCGGCGACATCGCCTTCGCCGTCGGCGGCCCGTTCCACGTCATGTATCCGCCGCGCGTCGCCCGGAATATCGAGAGCTTCCACGCGGCCTTCACCCGGGCCGGGGTCGACGGCGTCGTCTACTACGGCAAGAAGGCGAACAAGTCCGCCGCGGTGGTCCGCGCCTGCGCCGACCACGGTGCGGGCGTGGACGTCGCCAGTGTCGGTGAGCTGACGGCGGCACTGGCACAGGGCATTCGCGGCGACGAGCTGATGGTGACCGGTCCCGCGAAGGCCGACGAGCTGCTCTGGCTCGCCACCCGGCACGGCGCGCTGATCGCCGTCGACGATCTCGGCGAACTCGATCGCCTTGTCGCACTGGGCACCTCGGCGCGGCCCGCCCGGATTCTGCTGCGCGTACTCCCGCCCGCGTCGGCCAGCCGATTCGGGCTGACCGACGCCGAAATCACCACCGCGCTGGCCTTTCTCGACGGCTGCGGCACAGTGCGGCTGGCGGGCTTCAGTTTTCACCTCTCCGGCTACGACGCGGTCGCGCGGGCGGAGCTGGCGGCGGCGACGATCGCCCGCTGCCTGCACGCGCGCTCGCTCGGCCACCCCGTCACGACGCTGTCGATCGGCGGCGGATTCGGCGTCGACTACGTCCCGGCGGCGCAGTGGGCCGAGTTCAGCGGCCGGGTCGACCGTTCGTGGTTCCACTCGGGCAAGACGTTCGAGTCGTACTACCCGTATCACTTCCCCGCGCCGGGCGCGGACATGCTCACCGCGATCCTGACGCACGACGGACTCGCGCGGCGACTGCGGGACAACGCGATTCGCCTCGCCGTCGAACCCGGCCGGGCACTGCTGGCCCATGCCGGTTTCACCGTCTTCCGGGTGCAGGGCAGCAAGACCAGGTACACCGACGGCGCGCCGTATCGGCTGCTCACCGTCGACGGCACCAGCCTCAGCCTGTCCGAGCAGTGGTTCGACAGCGAATACCTGCCCGACCCGGTGCTGTGGCCGGAGCTGCCCGGCGCGCCGACGCCGACCAGCGTCGGCGCGGCCACCTGCCTCGATTCGGACATGCTCAGCTGGCGGCGGATTCCACTGCCGCGCGCCGCCGAGGTGGGCGATCTCTTGATCTACCCGAACACCGCCGGGTATCAAATGGACTCGAACGAGTCCGCCTTTCACGACCTGCCGATACCGCCCAAGGTCGTGCTGCACGACGCGCCCGGCGACCGGTTCCGCTGGACACTCGACGGCTGA